One Prunus dulcis chromosome 7, ALMONDv2, whole genome shotgun sequence DNA segment encodes these proteins:
- the LOC117634150 gene encoding kinesin-like protein KIN-7K, chloroplastic isoform X1, translating to MASKHGPRSKKFGSRAANSPASSTTSSSKQYLETSIEGQSSPASSSARSKPQYLYSESVPQDVDRSKENVTVTVRFRPLSPREIRQGEEIAWYADGDTIVRNEHNPSIAYAYDRVFGPTTTTRHVYDVAAQHVISGAMEGVNGTIFAYGVTSSGKTHTMHGDQRSPGIIPLAVKDAFSIIQETPNREFLLRVSYLEIYNEVVNDLLNPAGQNLRIREDAQGTFVEGTKEEVVLSPAHALSLIAAGEEHRHVGSTNFNLLSSRSHTIFTLTIESSPCGENSEGEAVSLSQLNLIDLAGSESSKAETTGVRRKEGSYINKSLLTLGTVISKLTDARATHIPYRDSKLTRLLQSSLSGHGRVSLICNVTPSSSSSEETHNTLKFAHRAKHIEIQAAQNKIIDEKSLIKKYQNEIRSLKEELEQLKRGIVTIPQLKDAGEDDILLLKQKLEDGKFKLQSRLEQEEEAKGALLGRIQRLTKLILVSTKATQSSRFPHRPGHRRRHSFGEEELAYLPYKRRDLILDDESIDLFVPPLEGSTETTEDTLKGEKKTRKHGLLNWLKLRKRDSGAGTLTSTSDRSSGIKSTSTPSTPQAESGNFHAESRLSHSLLTESSPSADLLSEAREDREVGQENFLGQETPLTTTKSIDQIDLLREQQKILSGEVALHSSALKRLSEEAAKNPHKDGINMEMRKLKDEIKAKNGQIALLEKKIAESFIVSPNKLDQLEISQSFAEVMAQLNEKSFELEVKAADNRIIQEQLEQKVCECKGLQETVASLKQQLSEALESRNLSPIVSSQTDSKKLHEELCTEKEHAVVNDTNEIFLLQKQVEELQQKVAELTKSKEHLEVRNQKLVEESSYAKGLASAAAVELKALSEEVAKLMNHNEKLTAEVAASKNSPTQRRSSSTGRNGRRESHAKQDQGAFVSEMKRELAVSKEREHSYEAALMEKDKREAELQRRVEESKQREAYLENELANMWVLVAKLKKSQGTETDSSESTKETRRSDGFGGW from the exons ATGGCATCAAAACATGGACCAAGGTCAAAAAAATTCGGTTCAAGAGCTGCTAATTCTCCTGCATCTTCGACTACATCGTCTTCAAAACAATATTTGGAAACATCTATTGAAGGTCAGAGCTCTCCTGCATCTTCTTCAGCTCGAAGTAAGCCACAGTACTTGTACTCAGAAAGTGTACCGCAAGATGTGGACAgatcaaaagaaaatgtcaCAGTGACGGTCCGCTTTCGTCCACTCAG CCCGAGGGAAATTCGccaaggagaagaaattgcaTGGTATGCAGATGGAGACACTATTGTGCGGAATGAGCATAATCCATCAATAGCTTATGCATACG ATAGGGTGTTTGGCCCTACCACCACAACACGCCATGTCTATGATGTTGCTGCTCAGCATGTTATTAGTGGTGCTATGGAAGGTGTCAATG GTACAATTTTTGCATATGGGGTGACCAGCAGCGGGAAGACTCACACTATGCAT GGTGATCAGAGGTCGCCTGGAATTATACCACTGGCTGTGAAGGATGCTTTTAGCATCATCCAGGAG ACTCCAAATCGAGAGTTTCTTCTTCGCGTGTCATACTTGGAGATTTATAATGAG GTTGTTAATGACTTGTTGAATCCAGCAGGACAGAATTTACGAATTAGAGAGGATGCCCAG GGCACCTTTGTTGAAGGAACAAAGGAAGAAGTTGTACTATCCCCAGCTCACGCCCTTTCACTTATAGCAGCTGGAGAAG AGCACAGGCATGTTGGATCGACAAATTTCAATTTACTCAGTAGCCGGAGCCACACGATATTTACACTG ACAATAGAGAGTAGCCCATGTGGGGAAAATAGTGAAGGCGAAGCTGTAAGTCTGTCACAATTG AACCTCATCGATCTGGCAGGTTCTGAGAGCTCGAAAGCTGAAACTACTGGTGTCAGGCGAAAAGAAGGATcctatataaataaaagtctGCTAACTCTAGGAACT GTTATATCAAAGTTGACAGATGCGAGGGCTACTCATATACCATACAGGGATTCTAAATTAACCAGACTTCTTCAATCTTCGCTAAGTGGTCATGGCCGTGTATCT CTCATCTGCAATGTTACTCCTTCATCAAGCAGTTCAGAAGAGACGCATAATACGTTGAAATTTGCACACCGAGCAAAACACATTGAAATTCAAGCAGCACAAAACAAG ATTATTGATGAGAAGTCACTTATTAAGAAATATCAAAATGAGATACGTAGTTTGAAGGAAGAGTTAGAACAGTTGAAGAGGGGTATCGTTACAATTCCTCAACTAAAAGATGCTGGGGAAGATGATATTCTGCTCCTTAAACAAAAG TTAGAAGATGGTAAATTCAAACTGCAATCAAGACtggaacaagaagaagaagccaaaggtGCTTTATTGGGAAGAATCCAAAGGCTGACAAAGTTGATTTTGGTCTCGACAAAAGCAACACAATCATCAAGGTTTCCTCATCGACCTGGTCATAGAAGAAGACATTCCTTTGGTGAAGAGGAG CTTGCATACCTACCATACAAAAGGCGGGACTTGATTTTAGATGATGAAAGCATTGACTTGTTTGTTCCTCCTCTTGAGGGGAGTACTGAAACTACTGAAGATACACTGAAGGGGGAGAAGAAGACTCGGAAGCATGGACTGTTAAACTGGTTAAAGCTACGG AAACGTGATAGTGGTGCGGGGACCTTGACAAGCACCAGCGATAGATCCAGTGGAATAAAATCTACTAGTACACCGTCAACACCTCAAGCAGAAAGTGGTAATTTTCATGCAGAATCCAGACTTTCACATTCTCTACTGACAGAGAGTTCTCCATCTGCTGATCTTTTGTCTGAGGCTAGAGAGGATAGAGAAGTTGGTCAGGAAAATTTCCTGGGACAAGAGACACCTCTG ACTACCACGAAATCAATTGATCAGATTGATCTTTTAAGGGAGCAGCAAAAAATCTTGTCTGGTGAGGTAGCACTCCATTCAAGTGCTCTGAAGCGGTTGTCTGAGGAGGCAGCAAAAAACCCCCACAAGGATGGAATTAAT ATGGAGATGCGAAAGTTAAAAGATGAAATCAAGGCGAAGAATGGACAAATAGCTttgctggaaaagaaaattgcgGAGTCCTTCATTGTTTCACCCAACAAACTGGATCAACTGGAAATATCCCAA TCTTTTGCTGAAGTGATGGCACAATTGAATGAGAAGTCCTTCGAACTTGAG GTTAAAGCTGCTGATAATCGTATAATCCAAGAGCAGCTGGAACAAAAG GTCTGTGAATGCAAAGGGTTGCAGGAAACAGTTGCCTCATTGAAGCAGCAGCTCTCTGAGGCACTAGAGTCTAGAAATTTGAGCCCAATAGTCAGTTCTCAAACTGattcaaaaaaattgcatGAGGAACTTTGCACAGAGAAAGAACATGCAGTGGTGAATGACACAAATGAAATTTTCCTTCTACAGAAGCAG GTTGAAGAACTGCAGCAGAAGGTGGCTGAACTGACCAAGTCAAAAGAACATTTAGAAGTTCGGAACCAGAAACTGGTGGAGGAGAGTTCGTATGCCAAAGGTCTAGCCTCAGCTGCTGCTGTTGAGCTCAAGGCATTATCAGAAGAAGTTGCCAAACTCATGAACCATAACGAGAAACTAACTGCTGAGGTGGCCGCATCTAAGAACTCTCCCACTCAGCGTCGAAGTAGTAGCACAGGCCGAAATGGTCGGAGAGAGAGTCACGCCAAACAGGACCAAGGTGCGTTTGTCTCAGAAATGAAGAGAGAACTGGCAGTGAGTAAGGAGAGAGAGCATTCATACGAGGCTGCTCTTATGGAGAAGGATAAAAGAGAGGCTGAGCTTCAAAGAAGGGTTGAGGAATCCAAACAAAGGGAAGCCTACTTAGAAAATGAACTTGCCAACATGTGGGTTCTTGTGGCCAAGTTAAAAAAATCCCAAGGAACTGAAACTGATTCTTCGGAATCAACAAAAGAGACTCGACGATCTGATGGTTTTGGAGGATGGTGA
- the LOC117635355 gene encoding uncharacterized protein LOC117635355: MSNSDSEDSTANSGPKDLFKCCHCDKAFASGQALRGLQNAHRVVRNVIEAHTNNFKHTAEAVLSAAAAAVAGEVRPEVNAGGAYYHQILYPTAGLMAVACAAVSERSSERTLTDPIFMVGHGGFAPEGARDDGEVEEEVTSEKTEELSLELKLGF, translated from the exons ATGTCAAACAGTGACTCTGAAGACAGCACGGCCAACTCTGGCCCGAAAGATCTCTTCAAATGCTGTCACTGTGACAAGGCTTTCGCCTCCGGTCAGGCCTTGCGTGGTCTCCAAAACGCCCACCGTGTGGTGAGGAATGTCATTGAAGCCCATACCAACAACTTCAAGCACACTGCTGAAGCTGTCCTGTCAGCCGCCGCTGCCGCTGTCGCCGGTGAGGTGCGTCCAGAGGTGAATGCAGGCGGAGCTTATTATCATCAGATATTGTACCCTACTGCAGGCCTAATGGCAGTTGCATGTG CTGCAGTGTCGGAGAGGTCTTCTGAGAGGACTTTGACGGACCCAATTTTTATGGTTGGCCATGGAGGGTTTGCTCCAGAGGGAGCTAGGGATGATGGtgaggtggaggaggaggtgacTTCGGAGAAGACAGAAGAGTTAAGCTTGGAGCTGAAGCTAGGTTTTTGA
- the LOC117634150 gene encoding kinesin-like protein KIN-7K, chloroplastic isoform X2 — translation MEGVNGTIFAYGVTSSGKTHTMHGDQRSPGIIPLAVKDAFSIIQETPNREFLLRVSYLEIYNEVVNDLLNPAGQNLRIREDAQGTFVEGTKEEVVLSPAHALSLIAAGEEHRHVGSTNFNLLSSRSHTIFTLTIESSPCGENSEGEAVSLSQLNLIDLAGSESSKAETTGVRRKEGSYINKSLLTLGTVISKLTDARATHIPYRDSKLTRLLQSSLSGHGRVSLICNVTPSSSSSEETHNTLKFAHRAKHIEIQAAQNKIIDEKSLIKKYQNEIRSLKEELEQLKRGIVTIPQLKDAGEDDILLLKQKLEDGKFKLQSRLEQEEEAKGALLGRIQRLTKLILVSTKATQSSRFPHRPGHRRRHSFGEEELAYLPYKRRDLILDDESIDLFVPPLEGSTETTEDTLKGEKKTRKHGLLNWLKLRKRDSGAGTLTSTSDRSSGIKSTSTPSTPQAESGNFHAESRLSHSLLTESSPSADLLSEAREDREVGQENFLGQETPLTTTKSIDQIDLLREQQKILSGEVALHSSALKRLSEEAAKNPHKDGINMEMRKLKDEIKAKNGQIALLEKKIAESFIVSPNKLDQLEISQSFAEVMAQLNEKSFELEVKAADNRIIQEQLEQKVCECKGLQETVASLKQQLSEALESRNLSPIVSSQTDSKKLHEELCTEKEHAVVNDTNEIFLLQKQVEELQQKVAELTKSKEHLEVRNQKLVEESSYAKGLASAAAVELKALSEEVAKLMNHNEKLTAEVAASKNSPTQRRSSSTGRNGRRESHAKQDQGAFVSEMKRELAVSKEREHSYEAALMEKDKREAELQRRVEESKQREAYLENELANMWVLVAKLKKSQGTETDSSESTKETRRSDGFGGW, via the exons ATGGAAGGTGTCAATG GTACAATTTTTGCATATGGGGTGACCAGCAGCGGGAAGACTCACACTATGCAT GGTGATCAGAGGTCGCCTGGAATTATACCACTGGCTGTGAAGGATGCTTTTAGCATCATCCAGGAG ACTCCAAATCGAGAGTTTCTTCTTCGCGTGTCATACTTGGAGATTTATAATGAG GTTGTTAATGACTTGTTGAATCCAGCAGGACAGAATTTACGAATTAGAGAGGATGCCCAG GGCACCTTTGTTGAAGGAACAAAGGAAGAAGTTGTACTATCCCCAGCTCACGCCCTTTCACTTATAGCAGCTGGAGAAG AGCACAGGCATGTTGGATCGACAAATTTCAATTTACTCAGTAGCCGGAGCCACACGATATTTACACTG ACAATAGAGAGTAGCCCATGTGGGGAAAATAGTGAAGGCGAAGCTGTAAGTCTGTCACAATTG AACCTCATCGATCTGGCAGGTTCTGAGAGCTCGAAAGCTGAAACTACTGGTGTCAGGCGAAAAGAAGGATcctatataaataaaagtctGCTAACTCTAGGAACT GTTATATCAAAGTTGACAGATGCGAGGGCTACTCATATACCATACAGGGATTCTAAATTAACCAGACTTCTTCAATCTTCGCTAAGTGGTCATGGCCGTGTATCT CTCATCTGCAATGTTACTCCTTCATCAAGCAGTTCAGAAGAGACGCATAATACGTTGAAATTTGCACACCGAGCAAAACACATTGAAATTCAAGCAGCACAAAACAAG ATTATTGATGAGAAGTCACTTATTAAGAAATATCAAAATGAGATACGTAGTTTGAAGGAAGAGTTAGAACAGTTGAAGAGGGGTATCGTTACAATTCCTCAACTAAAAGATGCTGGGGAAGATGATATTCTGCTCCTTAAACAAAAG TTAGAAGATGGTAAATTCAAACTGCAATCAAGACtggaacaagaagaagaagccaaaggtGCTTTATTGGGAAGAATCCAAAGGCTGACAAAGTTGATTTTGGTCTCGACAAAAGCAACACAATCATCAAGGTTTCCTCATCGACCTGGTCATAGAAGAAGACATTCCTTTGGTGAAGAGGAG CTTGCATACCTACCATACAAAAGGCGGGACTTGATTTTAGATGATGAAAGCATTGACTTGTTTGTTCCTCCTCTTGAGGGGAGTACTGAAACTACTGAAGATACACTGAAGGGGGAGAAGAAGACTCGGAAGCATGGACTGTTAAACTGGTTAAAGCTACGG AAACGTGATAGTGGTGCGGGGACCTTGACAAGCACCAGCGATAGATCCAGTGGAATAAAATCTACTAGTACACCGTCAACACCTCAAGCAGAAAGTGGTAATTTTCATGCAGAATCCAGACTTTCACATTCTCTACTGACAGAGAGTTCTCCATCTGCTGATCTTTTGTCTGAGGCTAGAGAGGATAGAGAAGTTGGTCAGGAAAATTTCCTGGGACAAGAGACACCTCTG ACTACCACGAAATCAATTGATCAGATTGATCTTTTAAGGGAGCAGCAAAAAATCTTGTCTGGTGAGGTAGCACTCCATTCAAGTGCTCTGAAGCGGTTGTCTGAGGAGGCAGCAAAAAACCCCCACAAGGATGGAATTAAT ATGGAGATGCGAAAGTTAAAAGATGAAATCAAGGCGAAGAATGGACAAATAGCTttgctggaaaagaaaattgcgGAGTCCTTCATTGTTTCACCCAACAAACTGGATCAACTGGAAATATCCCAA TCTTTTGCTGAAGTGATGGCACAATTGAATGAGAAGTCCTTCGAACTTGAG GTTAAAGCTGCTGATAATCGTATAATCCAAGAGCAGCTGGAACAAAAG GTCTGTGAATGCAAAGGGTTGCAGGAAACAGTTGCCTCATTGAAGCAGCAGCTCTCTGAGGCACTAGAGTCTAGAAATTTGAGCCCAATAGTCAGTTCTCAAACTGattcaaaaaaattgcatGAGGAACTTTGCACAGAGAAAGAACATGCAGTGGTGAATGACACAAATGAAATTTTCCTTCTACAGAAGCAG GTTGAAGAACTGCAGCAGAAGGTGGCTGAACTGACCAAGTCAAAAGAACATTTAGAAGTTCGGAACCAGAAACTGGTGGAGGAGAGTTCGTATGCCAAAGGTCTAGCCTCAGCTGCTGCTGTTGAGCTCAAGGCATTATCAGAAGAAGTTGCCAAACTCATGAACCATAACGAGAAACTAACTGCTGAGGTGGCCGCATCTAAGAACTCTCCCACTCAGCGTCGAAGTAGTAGCACAGGCCGAAATGGTCGGAGAGAGAGTCACGCCAAACAGGACCAAGGTGCGTTTGTCTCAGAAATGAAGAGAGAACTGGCAGTGAGTAAGGAGAGAGAGCATTCATACGAGGCTGCTCTTATGGAGAAGGATAAAAGAGAGGCTGAGCTTCAAAGAAGGGTTGAGGAATCCAAACAAAGGGAAGCCTACTTAGAAAATGAACTTGCCAACATGTGGGTTCTTGTGGCCAAGTTAAAAAAATCCCAAGGAACTGAAACTGATTCTTCGGAATCAACAAAAGAGACTCGACGATCTGATGGTTTTGGAGGATGGTGA